One Janthinobacterium sp. TB1-E2 genomic region harbors:
- a CDS encoding inositol monophosphatase family protein: MLNTAIKAARRGAAVINRASFDLDRVVVTEKQHNDFVTDVDQAAEQAIIEVLSKAYPDHAFLAEESGASANSHDENEYQWIIDPLDGTTNFIHGFPQYCISIALAHRGVVTQAVIYDPVRNDLFTATKGAGAYLNEKRIRVTKLDRISNALLGTGYVAGSARALDEYLKMYAIMGERSQGVRRAGSAALDLAYVACGRLDGFYEKGLKPWDIAAGALMITESGGIVGEFSGESDYLYKGDVIAASPKIFGQMITLLTPFA; encoded by the coding sequence ATGCTCAACACGGCGATCAAAGCCGCCCGCCGCGGCGCCGCCGTCATCAATCGCGCCTCTTTTGACCTCGACCGCGTCGTCGTCACGGAAAAACAACATAACGATTTCGTCACCGACGTCGACCAGGCGGCCGAACAAGCCATCATCGAGGTGCTGTCCAAAGCCTACCCGGACCACGCGTTCCTGGCTGAGGAATCGGGAGCTTCCGCCAACTCGCACGACGAGAATGAATATCAGTGGATCATCGATCCGCTGGACGGCACCACCAACTTTATCCACGGTTTCCCGCAATACTGCATTTCGATCGCCCTCGCGCATCGCGGCGTCGTCACGCAAGCCGTCATCTACGACCCGGTCCGCAACGACCTGTTCACGGCCACCAAGGGCGCCGGCGCCTACCTGAACGAAAAACGCATCCGCGTCACCAAGCTCGACCGCATCTCGAACGCCCTGCTGGGCACCGGCTACGTGGCCGGCAGCGCCCGCGCGCTGGACGAATACCTGAAGATGTACGCGATCATGGGCGAACGCAGCCAGGGCGTACGCCGCGCCGGCTCGGCCGCGCTGGACCTCGCTTACGTCGCTTGCGGCCGCCTGGACGGCTTCTACGAAAAAGGCTTGAAGCCTTGGGATATCGCAGCAGGCGCCCTGATGATCACGGAATCGGGCGGCATCGTTGGTGAATTTTCCGGCGAATCGGACTACCTGTACAAGGGCGACGTCATCGCCGCCAGCCCGAAGATCTTTGGCCAGATGATCACCTTGCTGACGCCATTCGCCTGA
- a CDS encoding RNA methyltransferase, producing the protein MNLPEINTSLFKRLRFILVETSRPGNIGGVARAMKTMGFSDLVLVNPRFPDALTDAEAVAFASGAQDILSGARIVGSIAEALEGCNYAAAVSARLREFSPPVTAPRAIAAQLAAGADLHAAVIFGNERFGLPNEIVEQCNVLINIPANPEYSSLNLSQAAQVVAYECRVAALGDGQMSSPVGFHGDAASLAQVDGMYAHLEQALVAIDFLDADNPKKLMPRLKRLFSRTGLETEEVNILRGIARHILAVAKKGP; encoded by the coding sequence ATGAATCTGCCCGAAATCAACACGTCTCTTTTCAAACGCCTGCGATTTATTCTTGTCGAAACTAGTCGTCCTGGCAACATTGGCGGCGTCGCGCGCGCCATGAAAACGATGGGTTTTTCCGATCTGGTGCTGGTCAACCCCCGCTTTCCCGATGCCTTGACGGATGCGGAAGCGGTGGCCTTCGCCAGCGGCGCGCAGGATATTTTGTCGGGCGCGCGCATCGTCGGCTCGATCGCCGAGGCGCTTGAAGGCTGCAATTACGCGGCCGCCGTGTCGGCCCGGTTGCGCGAATTTTCGCCGCCCGTCACGGCCCCGCGCGCCATCGCGGCCCAGCTGGCGGCCGGCGCAGACTTGCACGCGGCCGTCATCTTCGGCAATGAGCGCTTCGGCTTGCCAAACGAGATCGTCGAGCAGTGCAATGTGCTGATCAACATCCCCGCCAATCCCGAGTATTCGTCGCTGAACCTGTCGCAGGCGGCGCAGGTCGTCGCCTATGAATGCCGCGTGGCGGCGCTCGGCGATGGGCAAATGTCCAGCCCCGTCGGTTTTCATGGCGACGCGGCCAGCCTGGCGCAGGTCGACGGCATGTATGCGCATCTGGAGCAGGCGCTGGTCGCCATCGATTTTCTCGACGCCGACAATCCGAAAAAGCTCATGCCGCGCCTGAAACGCCTGTTTTCGCGTACGGGGCTGGAAACGGAAGAAGTCAATATCCTGCGCGGCATCGCGCGCCATATCCTGGCGGTAGCCAAAAAAGGCCCATGA
- a CDS encoding LysR substrate-binding domain-containing protein, with protein MIETRLLRQFIAVAEELNFRRAAERLHMAQPPLSQAILRLEEVLGYPVFERTNRKVALTPAGSTFLATARQVLASLEEGVAAARRVAQGIEGHLRLSFIHITPYAHVLDALRAFRAASPAVQFTLREASTQQQVEWLEKNEVDIALLRAPGRSTPGLRFERLSGEDIVIALPLDHRCAGQARVDLADLAGDDFVASPRELGQGFHDQLASLCLHAGFVPRVVQQARRLQTVLGLVAAGFGVALLPASLAACAPAGVVMLPLASNAPEALRQLDLYMAWDPQRTSPVRERLLAQLRRSVSH; from the coding sequence ATGATAGAGACCCGGCTGCTGCGCCAGTTCATCGCCGTCGCCGAGGAACTCAATTTCCGGCGCGCGGCCGAACGGCTGCACATGGCGCAGCCGCCCTTGTCCCAGGCGATATTGCGGCTGGAAGAGGTGCTCGGCTACCCTGTTTTCGAACGCACGAACCGCAAGGTCGCCTTGACCCCGGCCGGCAGCACTTTCCTGGCCACGGCGCGCCAGGTGCTGGCCAGCCTGGAAGAGGGCGTGGCCGCTGCGCGCCGCGTGGCGCAAGGCATCGAGGGCCACTTGCGCCTGAGCTTCATCCACATCACGCCCTACGCCCACGTGCTCGATGCTTTGCGCGCGTTTCGCGCCGCCTCGCCCGCCGTGCAATTCACCTTGCGCGAAGCATCGACGCAGCAGCAGGTCGAGTGGCTGGAAAAAAACGAGGTCGATATCGCCCTGCTGCGCGCACCGGGCCGCAGCACGCCGGGCTTGCGCTTCGAGCGCCTGTCGGGCGAAGACATCGTGATCGCGCTGCCCTTGGACCACCGCTGCGCGGGCCAGGCGAGGGTGGATCTGGCGGACCTGGCCGGTGACGATTTCGTCGCTTCGCCGCGCGAGCTGGGCCAGGGTTTCCACGACCAGCTGGCCAGCCTGTGCCTGCATGCGGGTTTCGTGCCGCGCGTGGTGCAGCAGGCACGCCGCTTGCAAACGGTGCTGGGACTGGTGGCGGCAGGCTTTGGCGTGGCGCTGCTGCCGGCCAGCCTGGCGGCCTGCGCACCTGCCGGCGTGGTCATGCTGCCGCTGGCAAGCAACGCGCCCGAAGCGTTGCGCCAGCTCGACCTGTACATGGCCTGGGACCCGCAGCGCACGTCCCCCGTGCGCGAGCGGCTGCTGGCGCAGCTGCGGCGGTCTGTCTCGCATTGA
- a CDS encoding MFS transporter, translated as MSIVSSRSRALPPSIYLLSLCSFAFGLSEFIAAGLLTPMARDLHASVAAAGGAIAAYALGAAIGAPILTAMLARRPTRQVLVATMLVLAAGSMAMAAAPALGALLGVRFAVGLAHGVFMAVASHAATSLVDPSRAGRALSIVWLGLTLALAGGVPLGTWLGAVSSWRWVFAVIGVLALCGGAGLRFAMPTVRQETAAVSALASLRAIVQPPLLLAAGVAALVSVATFSFFTYVSPFLLQLGGLDAAWLGAAMLCFGACAIGGNLLGGWCADRPHALRATVLALAALALNLLAFYVLRAQPVAMLALCGTLGLLFFALVTLSTMRLLRLAQQHCPGSDAVAAGLNIAAFNAGTAAGGALGGALIVAFGLPSIAIGGALAALLAMLLLWFPSRKLDGSL; from the coding sequence ATGTCTATCGTTTCATCGCGCAGCCGCGCGCTGCCACCCTCTATTTATTTGCTGTCATTGTGCAGCTTCGCCTTTGGCTTGTCCGAATTCATCGCCGCCGGCCTGTTGACGCCCATGGCGCGCGACCTGCACGCCAGCGTGGCGGCGGCCGGCGGCGCCATTGCCGCGTATGCGCTGGGGGCGGCCATCGGCGCACCGATCCTGACGGCCATGCTGGCGCGCCGGCCCACGCGCCAGGTGCTGGTGGCCACGATGCTCGTGCTGGCGGCCGGCAGCATGGCCATGGCGGCCGCGCCGGCGCTGGGCGCGCTGCTTGGTGTGCGCTTTGCCGTGGGACTCGCGCATGGCGTGTTCATGGCTGTCGCCTCGCATGCGGCCACCAGCCTGGTCGACCCATCCCGCGCGGGCAGGGCGCTGTCCATCGTCTGGCTGGGCCTGACCCTGGCGCTGGCGGGCGGCGTGCCGCTGGGGACGTGGCTGGGCGCCGTCTCGTCGTGGCGCTGGGTATTTGCGGTCATCGGCGTGCTGGCCCTGTGCGGCGGCGCCGGCTTGCGCTTTGCCATGCCGACCGTGCGCCAGGAAACCGCTGCCGTCTCGGCCCTGGCCAGCCTGCGCGCCATCGTGCAGCCGCCCCTGCTGCTGGCGGCCGGCGTGGCGGCGCTGGTCAGCGTGGCCACCTTCAGTTTTTTCACCTATGTTTCGCCGTTCCTGTTGCAGCTGGGCGGACTCGATGCGGCCTGGCTGGGCGCCGCCATGCTGTGCTTTGGCGCGTGCGCCATCGGCGGCAACCTGCTGGGCGGCTGGTGCGCGGACCGTCCCCACGCGCTGCGCGCCACCGTGCTGGCCCTGGCCGCGCTGGCGCTCAACTTGCTGGCGTTTTATGTGCTGCGCGCCCAGCCCGTGGCCATGCTGGCCCTGTGCGGCACTTTGGGCTTGCTGTTCTTCGCCCTCGTGACCTTGTCGACCATGCGGCTGCTGCGCCTGGCGCAGCAGCATTGCCCTGGCAGCGACGCCGTGGCGGCGGGCTTGAATATCGCCGCCTTCAATGCGGGCACGGCGGCCGGTGGCGCGCTGGGCGGTGCGCTGATCGTCGCCTTTGGCTTGCCCAGCATCGCCATCGGCGGCGCGCTGGCGGCGCTGCTGGCCATGTTGCTGCTGTGGTTCCCGTCGCGCAAACTAGACGGGTCGCTCTAG
- a CDS encoding GMC family oxidoreductase, translated as MSTSPIPDPIAAGLAAGWNVTDASTLAADRTLEADVVVIGSGAGGGVTAEILALAGLKVLIVEEGGLKSSQDFKMREADAYPALYQESAARKTRDKAINILQGRTVGGSTTVNWTSSFRTPPGTLEYWRKHFGLSGYGVDAMAPWFAMMEKRLHVSDWAAPPNENNDLLRRGATALGIPTAAIRRNVNGCWNLGYCGMGCPTNAKQSMLVTTIPSALALGAGLLVHARAERFTFKGERIDSLQVTALDAAGQAPTGVRLTLRAKHFVLAGGAINSPALLLRSQAPDPHGLLGRRTFLHPTVVSAGLFQQRVDAYAGAPQTIYSDHFLHTAPIDGPIGYKLEAPPLHPLLMATTMGGFGDEHARTMREFPHAHALLALLRDGFHHDAAGGTVSIDGFGAPVLDYPLTPFLWDGVRRALLSMAEIQFAAGARSVYPVHELASHYTSWAQAKQAIGDLPMKALLARVVSAHVMGGCAMSDDARLGVTGADGRYHGVRNLSVHDGSLFPTSIGANPQLTIYALAARLASGLAQALTGKPAPVPVAAAA; from the coding sequence ATGAGCACATCCCCCATACCCGACCCGATCGCCGCCGGCCTGGCCGCAGGCTGGAACGTCACCGACGCCAGCACCCTGGCCGCCGACCGCACCCTGGAAGCGGACGTCGTCGTCATCGGCAGCGGCGCCGGCGGCGGCGTGACGGCGGAAATCCTCGCGCTGGCCGGCTTGAAAGTGCTGATCGTCGAAGAGGGCGGCTTGAAGTCCTCGCAAGACTTCAAGATGCGCGAAGCGGACGCTTATCCCGCGCTGTACCAGGAATCGGCCGCGCGCAAGACGCGCGACAAGGCGATCAATATCCTGCAGGGGCGCACGGTCGGCGGTTCGACCACCGTCAACTGGACCTCGAGCTTTCGCACGCCGCCCGGCACCCTCGAATACTGGCGCAAGCACTTTGGCTTGTCCGGCTATGGCGTCGATGCCATGGCGCCGTGGTTCGCCATGATGGAAAAACGCCTGCACGTGAGCGACTGGGCCGCGCCGCCCAACGAAAACAACGACTTGTTGCGCCGTGGCGCCACGGCGCTGGGCATCCCCACGGCCGCCATCCGGCGCAACGTGAACGGCTGCTGGAACCTCGGCTACTGCGGCATGGGCTGCCCGACCAACGCCAAGCAGTCGATGCTGGTGACGACGATCCCGTCGGCGCTGGCGCTGGGCGCGGGCCTGCTCGTGCATGCGCGCGCCGAACGTTTCACTTTCAAGGGCGAGCGCATCGACAGCCTGCAGGTGACGGCGCTGGACGCCGCCGGACAGGCGCCCACGGGCGTGCGCCTGACGCTGCGCGCGAAACACTTTGTGCTGGCCGGCGGCGCCATCAACTCGCCCGCGCTGCTGCTGCGCTCGCAGGCGCCCGACCCGCACGGCTTGCTGGGCCGGCGCACCTTTTTGCATCCGACCGTGGTCTCGGCGGGCCTGTTCCAGCAAAGGGTCGACGCCTATGCGGGCGCGCCGCAGACGATTTATTCCGACCATTTCCTGCATACGGCGCCCATCGATGGCCCTATCGGCTACAAGCTCGAAGCGCCGCCCTTGCACCCGCTGCTGATGGCCACCACCATGGGCGGCTTCGGTGACGAACATGCGCGCACCATGCGCGAATTTCCCCATGCGCACGCCTTGCTGGCGCTGCTGCGCGACGGCTTTCACCATGATGCGGCGGGCGGCACGGTGTCCATCGACGGTTTCGGCGCGCCCGTGCTCGACTATCCGCTCACGCCTTTTCTCTGGGATGGCGTGCGGCGCGCGCTGCTGTCGATGGCGGAAATCCAGTTCGCGGCCGGCGCCAGGAGCGTCTATCCCGTGCATGAGCTGGCCAGCCACTACACGAGCTGGGCGCAGGCAAAGCAGGCCATCGGCGATTTGCCGATGAAGGCGCTGCTGGCACGCGTGGTGTCGGCCCACGTGATGGGCGGCTGCGCCATGTCGGACGATGCGCGCTTGGGCGTGACGGGGGCCGATGGCCGCTATCACGGCGTACGCAACCTGTCCGTACATGACGGCTCGCTGTTCCCCACGTCGATCGGCGCCAATCCGCAATTGACGATCTACGCGCTGGCAGCGCGCCTGGCCAGCGGCCTGGCGCAAGCGCTGACGGGCAAGCCCGCGCCCGTTCCCGTCGCGGCGGCCGCATGA
- a CDS encoding esterase/lipase family protein produces the protein MIARILKWLMLLQVLAVLGLAYLAMQAWGVASPLLAVLLALAMLLAVRAMIVVRNFWESRRLGSPVPPEYQLGAMGAARLFLGELRATLWTSSWGMLRPRLHAAGSIPGQGMPVLLVHGYVCNGGYWTKLSLQLARAGIVHKAIDLEPINADIEEFVPLVEQAITELCARTGSDRVILVAHSMGGLVARAWLRHYGAARVARIITIGTPHHGTALANLAAGANARQMSRVNGTPSGWLAQLAASETPETRALITSIYSHHDNIVAPQASAQLPGARNIAFGGIGHVALASDARVLRQLLAEITIKSEVAQPPSAPHFA, from the coding sequence ATGATCGCGCGCATCCTCAAGTGGCTGATGCTGCTGCAAGTGCTGGCCGTGCTGGGCTTGGCGTACCTGGCCATGCAGGCGTGGGGCGTCGCCTCGCCGCTGCTGGCCGTGCTGCTGGCGCTGGCCATGCTGCTGGCCGTGCGCGCGATGATCGTCGTGCGCAATTTCTGGGAGAGCCGGCGCCTGGGCAGCCCCGTGCCGCCTGAATACCAGCTGGGCGCCATGGGCGCGGCGCGCCTGTTTTTGGGCGAATTGCGTGCCACCCTGTGGACGTCGTCATGGGGCATGCTGCGTCCGCGCCTGCATGCGGCCGGCAGCATCCCCGGCCAGGGCATGCCGGTGCTGCTGGTGCACGGCTATGTGTGCAACGGCGGCTATTGGACTAAGCTGAGCCTGCAGCTGGCACGGGCCGGTATCGTGCACAAGGCGATCGACCTGGAACCGATCAACGCCGATATCGAGGAGTTCGTGCCGCTGGTCGAACAAGCCATCACCGAGCTATGTGCCCGCACGGGCAGCGACCGCGTGATTCTCGTCGCCCACAGCATGGGCGGCCTGGTGGCGCGCGCCTGGCTGCGCCATTACGGCGCGGCCCGCGTGGCCCGCATCATCACGATCGGCACGCCGCACCACGGCACGGCGCTGGCCAACCTGGCGGCGGGCGCCAATGCGCGCCAGATGAGCCGCGTCAATGGCACGCCCAGCGGCTGGCTGGCGCAGCTGGCCGCCAGCGAAACGCCCGAGACGCGTGCCCTGATCACGTCGATCTATTCGCATCACGACAATATCGTCGCGCCGCAAGCGTCCGCGCAGCTGCCGGGCGCGCGCAATATCGCTTTCGGCGGCATCGGCCACGTGGCGCTGGCCAGCGATGCGCGCGTGCTGCGCCAGCTGCTGGCAGAAATCACTATCAAGAGCGAAGTCGCCCAGCCTCCCTCCGCTCCCCATTTCGCCTGA
- a CDS encoding EAL domain-containing protein — MSARILIIEDNATNMELMVYLLRAFGYTPLAAYDGEEGVRMARSELPDLIICDVHLPKLDGYGVVAELKKDPQLRKIPALAVTALAMVGDRERLLEAGFNGYIGKPIEPDLFVAELESFLPGAPSTPVKNDIATILIVDDHVLNREFLTALLGYGGHRLLEAANGADALEILRTERPNLIISDILMPNMDGYEFVTCVHADPALADVPIIFYTATYREQEAILLAQACGVRWVLPKPSDPEVIVRTVNEALGLMPAAPQVPAVPGAGGGAALPATGQLAGIEHQVSGYLDELESSSQQISQLASQREGQAALPEDLGIMTERLSRSLSSLQAVSLRLTALIELGIELGAERDPRALIEAGCKVAQNICVSKYACIGVLEEGAEKLSYFSSCGAEKNLDRIASTPRTGILNRLLEQRQPYRVNGLKGDPGALGLPDTHPPVHSFLGVAIASRERSHGWLYLVDKLGANEFSEVDERVAATVAAQIAVAYDNLLLYDEIKRHHEQLTLDMAARIRLDEDLRRFRLAMDATADAIFLVDRAGMCFVDVNQTACRMLGFEREDFLRVGPGRAHEGESQLEELYNKLLAGDQGGPMTELQLQRKDGSPLSVEVQRRTLRSGQSWILVAVARDITERKDAEQRLMKLAHFDTLTGLPNRSQFYASLTHSLAQAAEHQWAVAVLFMDVDRFKNINDTLGHTIGDDLLRQFSSRLVDCLRVRDTIGRFGGDEFATILLLPEGAQHAVGVVDKIREAMRKPFDLQGHEVTVTVSIGISVFPEDAADADTLIQYADTAMYRAKEAGRDAFRFFTAEMNAQSMARLDMENALRRAIDNEEFVLFFQPKVNIISGRISGAEALIRWRRPGHGMVSPALFIPLLEETGLIVRVGNWVLDEACKKISEWGASSIGPVHLSVNVSGIQFFVGGLEEEVLKAIRKHDIAPDLLELELTESSLMSNAEETIAVLRNLKALGIQISIDDFGTGYSSLAYLKRFPIDKLKIDIAFVREVTSNPDDAAIVLAIISMAHSMKLEVIAEGVENDAQLAYLRRHGCDEMQGYYFSRPVPQEEFEQMLMGGKLLQAPQDAGSEEQQTLLIVDDDVFMLDVLSDFLAQDGYRILTAQTAAEGFDILARHKVQVILCDQCMPLMSGTEFMERVKHLCPDTFRIMLSAFADLTPIMAAINRGAVDRFYTKPWKGAVLRENIREGFRLHKLLHGQVKAAA; from the coding sequence TTGTCCGCACGTATCCTGATTATCGAAGATAACGCCACCAATATGGAATTGATGGTGTACTTGCTGCGTGCCTTCGGGTACACGCCGCTGGCCGCCTATGACGGCGAAGAGGGCGTGCGCATGGCGCGCAGCGAGTTGCCCGACTTGATCATTTGCGACGTGCATTTGCCCAAGCTCGATGGCTATGGCGTGGTGGCGGAGCTGAAGAAGGACCCGCAGCTGCGCAAGATCCCGGCGCTGGCCGTGACGGCGCTGGCCATGGTGGGGGACCGCGAGCGCCTGCTCGAAGCGGGCTTCAATGGCTACATCGGCAAGCCGATCGAACCCGACCTGTTCGTCGCGGAGCTGGAGTCTTTTTTACCCGGGGCGCCGTCGACGCCAGTTAAAAACGACATAGCCACCATCCTGATCGTCGATGATCATGTGCTGAACCGCGAGTTCCTGACCGCACTTCTCGGCTACGGCGGCCACCGCCTGCTGGAGGCGGCCAACGGCGCCGACGCGCTGGAAATACTGCGTACCGAACGGCCCAACCTGATCATCTCCGACATCCTCATGCCGAACATGGACGGCTACGAATTCGTCACGTGCGTGCATGCCGATCCCGCGCTGGCCGACGTGCCCATCATCTTTTATACGGCCACCTACCGCGAGCAGGAAGCGATCCTGCTGGCGCAGGCGTGCGGCGTGCGCTGGGTCTTGCCCAAGCCGTCCGATCCCGAAGTCATCGTGCGCACCGTCAACGAGGCGCTGGGACTGATGCCGGCGGCGCCCCAGGTGCCGGCGGTGCCGGGCGCGGGCGGCGGGGCGGCGCTTCCCGCCACGGGCCAGCTGGCCGGCATCGAGCACCAGGTCAGCGGCTACCTCGACGAACTCGAATCGAGCAGCCAGCAGATTTCGCAGCTGGCCAGCCAGCGCGAGGGCCAAGCCGCGCTCCCCGAAGACCTGGGCATCATGACGGAGCGCTTGTCGCGCTCGCTGTCGAGCCTGCAGGCGGTGAGCCTGCGCCTGACGGCCCTGATCGAACTGGGCATCGAGCTGGGTGCCGAACGCGATCCGCGCGCCTTGATCGAGGCGGGCTGCAAGGTGGCGCAGAATATCTGCGTCTCCAAGTACGCCTGTATCGGCGTACTGGAAGAGGGCGCCGAAAAGCTCAGCTATTTTTCCTCGTGCGGCGCCGAGAAAAACCTCGATCGCATCGCCAGCACGCCGCGCACGGGCATTTTGAACCGCTTGCTGGAACAGCGCCAGCCATACCGGGTCAATGGCTTGAAGGGCGATCCCGGCGCGCTGGGCCTGCCCGACACGCACCCGCCCGTCCACTCCTTCCTCGGCGTGGCCATCGCCTCGCGCGAGCGCAGCCACGGCTGGCTGTACCTGGTCGACAAGCTGGGGGCGAATGAATTTTCCGAAGTCGACGAACGGGTCGCCGCCACGGTGGCGGCGCAGATCGCCGTCGCCTACGACAACCTGCTGCTGTACGACGAGATCAAGCGCCACCACGAGCAGCTGACCCTGGACATGGCGGCGCGCATCCGCCTCGATGAAGACTTGCGCCGCTTCCGCCTGGCGATGGACGCCACGGCCGACGCGATTTTCCTCGTCGACCGCGCCGGCATGTGCTTCGTCGACGTCAACCAGACGGCTTGCCGCATGCTCGGTTTCGAGCGCGAGGATTTCCTGCGCGTGGGGCCGGGCCGCGCGCACGAGGGCGAATCCCAGCTGGAAGAGCTGTACAACAAGCTGCTGGCCGGCGACCAGGGCGGCCCGATGACGGAATTGCAGCTGCAGCGCAAGGACGGCTCGCCCCTGTCGGTGGAAGTGCAGCGGCGCACCCTGCGCTCGGGGCAGAGCTGGATCCTGGTGGCCGTGGCGCGCGACATCACGGAGCGCAAGGACGCCGAGCAGCGCCTGATGAAACTGGCCCATTTCGACACCTTGACGGGTTTGCCGAACCGCAGCCAGTTCTACGCCTCGCTGACCCATTCGCTGGCCCAGGCGGCCGAGCACCAGTGGGCCGTGGCCGTGCTGTTCATGGATGTCGACCGCTTCAAGAATATCAACGATACCCTGGGCCACACGATCGGCGACGACCTGCTGCGCCAGTTTTCCAGCCGCCTTGTCGATTGCCTGCGTGTGCGCGACACCATCGGCCGCTTTGGCGGCGATGAATTTGCCACCATCCTGCTGCTGCCCGAAGGCGCACAGCATGCCGTCGGCGTGGTCGACAAGATCCGCGAGGCGATGCGCAAGCCCTTCGACTTGCAGGGCCACGAGGTGACGGTGACGGTCAGCATCGGCATTTCCGTGTTCCCCGAGGATGCGGCCGATGCGGACACCCTGATTCAATATGCCGACACGGCCATGTACCGGGCCAAGGAAGCGGGCCGCGACGCCTTCCGCTTCTTCACGGCGGAAATGAACGCGCAATCGATGGCGCGGCTGGACATGGAAAATGCCTTGCGGCGTGCCATCGACAACGAGGAATTCGTGCTGTTCTTCCAGCCCAAGGTGAATATCATCTCGGGGCGCATCAGCGGCGCCGAGGCGCTGATACGCTGGCGCCGTCCCGGCCACGGCATGGTTTCGCCGGCCCTGTTCATTCCCCTGCTGGAAGAAACGGGTCTCATCGTGCGCGTCGGTAACTGGGTGCTCGACGAGGCCTGCAAGAAGATCAGCGAATGGGGCGCCAGCAGCATCGGCCCCGTACACCTGTCGGTGAACGTGTCGGGCATCCAGTTCTTCGTCGGCGGCCTGGAAGAAGAGGTGCTCAAGGCGATCCGCAAGCACGATATCGCGCCCGACCTGCTGGAGCTGGAGCTGACGGAAAGCTCGCTGATGTCGAATGCCGAGGAAACCATCGCCGTGCTGCGCAACCTGAAGGCGCTGGGCATCCAGATTTCCATCGACGATTTCGGCACCGGCTATTCCAGCCTGGCCTACCTGAAGCGCTTCCCCATCGACAAGCTGAAGATCGACATCGCCTTCGTGCGTGAAGTGACGAGCAATCCGGACGACGCGGCCATCGTGCTGGCCATTATCAGCATGGCGCACAGCATGAAGCTGGAAGTGATCGCCGAAGGCGTGGAAAACGATGCGCAGCTGGCCTACCTGCGGCGCCATGGCTGCGACGAGATGCAGGGCTATTATTTCAGCCGCCCCGTGCCGCAGGAAGAATTCGAACAGATGCTGATGGGCGGCAAGCTGCTGCAGGCGCCGCAGGATGCGGGCAGCGAAGAGCAGCAAACCCTGCTGATCGTCGACGACGATGTCTTCATGCTCGACGTGCTCAGCGACTTCCTGGCGCAGGACGGCTACCGCATCCTGACGGCGCAGACGGCCGCCGAGGGCTTCGACATCCTGGCGCGCCACAAGGTGCAGGTGATCCTGTGCGACCAGTGCATGCCGCTGATGAGCGGCACCGAATTCATGGAGCGGGTCAAACATTTGTGCCCCGATACCTTCCGCATCATGCTGTCGGCCTTTGCCGATCTGACGCCCATCATGGCGGCCATCAACCGCGGCGCTGTCGACCGCTTCTATACCAAGCCGTGGAAAGGCGCCGTGCTGCGCGAGAATATCCGCGAAGGCTTCCGCCTGCACAAGCTGCTGCATGGCCAGGTGAAAGCGGCGGCCTGA
- a CDS encoding phasin family protein produces the protein MVKKLKALTEDTELTSAVRSSAQQIWQAGLGAFAKAQEEGGRVFSRLVKEGTEFQKRAEDKVADVSGSVGKLADGVGKQASGSWDKLEQVFEERVARALATIGVPTQQDIAALHAQIDALSRQVAALSAKAALAPKPKAVAKPAVKAVPKVSPKGAVAKTPAKPAAKAAPRAASKPASKPAARPAAKKKAPAA, from the coding sequence ATGGTGAAGAAATTGAAGGCGCTGACGGAAGATACGGAATTGACGAGTGCCGTGCGCTCGTCCGCGCAGCAGATCTGGCAAGCGGGCCTCGGCGCATTCGCCAAGGCGCAGGAAGAGGGCGGACGCGTGTTTTCCCGGCTGGTGAAGGAAGGCACGGAATTCCAGAAACGGGCCGAAGACAAGGTGGCCGACGTCAGCGGCAGCGTCGGCAAACTGGCCGATGGCGTGGGCAAGCAGGCCAGCGGCTCGTGGGACAAGCTTGAGCAAGTGTTCGAAGAGCGCGTGGCGCGCGCACTGGCCACGATCGGCGTGCCCACGCAACAGGACATCGCCGCGCTGCACGCGCAGATCGATGCCTTGAGCCGGCAGGTGGCGGCGCTGTCGGCCAAGGCCGCGCTGGCGCCCAAGCCGAAGGCTGTGGCCAAGCCCGCCGTGAAGGCGGTGCCGAAAGTTTCACCGAAGGGGGCCGTCGCCAAGACCCCGGCCAAGCCGGCGGCCAAGGCTGCGCCGCGCGCCGCAAGCAAGCCAGCGAGCAAACCCGCCGCGAGACCGGCGGCGAAGAAAAAAGCGCCGGCCGCCTGA